The genomic region CCCGGAATACGGCGATCTGGATGGCCTCCGTGACGCAACTGAGTTCGCTGCCCAACTCGGGTACGACGGGAAGATGGCAATCCACCCAGATCAGGTCGCGGTCATCAACGACGCGTTTACCCCAAGTGACGAGGAGATAGCATGGGCCGAACGCATCATCGCGGCCGACGAAGAAACAGATGCTGGGGTGTTCGAAGTCGACGGGGAGATGATCGACGCACCGCTTATCGCACAGGCGGAGCGTGTCCTCGAACGCGCTCGCGAGGCCGGGCAGCGGTAGCCAACGACAACACCTATCCGGGACCTAACTGTGCTGTCGTGTATGAAAGACGTCGTCCGGCAGAACTTCGATGCCAGCGTCGACGCCTACACGACCTACGAGCGGCGGACCAATCGCTTCACGTCGCTCGCACGCCTGCTCGCCGCCGAAATGGATGCTCGTACTGACGGCGGCCTCGGGACAGTTCTCGATGCGGGCGCAGGAACAGGCGTGAGCACACGCGTATTCACCGAGACAACAGCGGACACGATTGCCCTTGATATCAGCCGCGAGATGCTGAGCGAGATCGAGTCCACGGCCCGACTGCAGGCCGATTTCGACCACCTGCCGCTCAGTGACCAGTCAGTCGACGGCGTCGCGTTTACCGCCTCGCTCTTTCTGGTCCCCGACCCAGCGACTGCAGTACGGGAAGCTGCCAGAGTCCTCCGGTCTGGTGGAGTGGTCGGGGCCGTCGCACCGCTTGGCTGGTTCGATTCTGACGGCACAGACGCGTTCGAGCAGTTCGAGCGCGAGTCGCGCTCCCCGACTGATACACCGGCTATTCGGGACGCCCTCGCGGCTGAGTTCTCGGCGACTACAGGAACCTGGAAATTTTCGACAAGTGCCGAAAATATTCGGCTATTCCACGCGATTCCCGCGATGGCCGCACGGCTCTATCCGAAACTCGAAACGGAGAAACGAGTGCGGCAAGCCCGTGAACTCCTCGGCGCTCTCGACGGCACGTTCGAGCAACGATGGCGCTGGGTCGTCGGTGTGCCCGAATAGGTGACTTGAATCTGCGGTTCGTCCGTCGAGCGGTCACAGCGTCACTCGGCGTGGTCCCGTTTCAGCGACAGCACGGTGCGGTCGAACTCACAGACGAGGACGTCGTCCGAATCTGCGAGCTTGAACACCTCGACGTGCATCGTGACGATGCCGCGGTCACCGTCGCTGGTCTCGCGTTTGTCGGTCACGGTCGACTGCACGCGGATCGTGTCGCCGTGAAACACCGGGTTCGGATGCTCGACGCTGTCGTAGGACAGGTTCGCGACGATGGTGCCATCGGTCGTCTCTGGAATGGTCAGTCCGACAGCGACACTCATCGTGTAGAGCCCGTTGACCAGTCGCTCGCCGAACT from Haloarcula hispanica ATCC 33960 harbors:
- a CDS encoding class I SAM-dependent methyltransferase encodes the protein MKDVVRQNFDASVDAYTTYERRTNRFTSLARLLAAEMDARTDGGLGTVLDAGAGTGVSTRVFTETTADTIALDISREMLSEIESTARLQADFDHLPLSDQSVDGVAFTASLFLVPDPATAVREAARVLRSGGVVGAVAPLGWFDSDGTDAFEQFERESRSPTDTPAIRDALAAEFSATTGTWKFSTSAENIRLFHAIPAMAARLYPKLETEKRVRQARELLGALDGTFEQRWRWVVGVPE
- a CDS encoding MaoC family dehydratase translates to MTGRYYEEFEVGETIEHEKRRTVSERDNQQFCDMTMNQQPLHLDAEFAAETEFGERLVNGLYTMSVAVGLTIPETTDGTIVANLSYDSVEHPNPVFHGDTIRVQSTVTDKRETSDGDRGIVTMHVEVFKLADSDDVLVCEFDRTVLSLKRDHAE